In Hyphomicrobiales bacterium, the sequence GAAAGTTTCAGGCGCGAAGCCGATACCCCACCATTTGTCCCACCGGCCGGGTTTCCTTGATTTGGTGGGCGCGCGCACTGCCGGTTCTCCCCCCGGGGCAGGCCGAGCAGGGGCGGTCGGTCACGACCGTGCAATCAACTCGCATTGAGGAAAAGGCATTGGCGAAGCGTACTAAATCGAAAGCGCTCGATACCGAGTTCACGATGTTCGATGTCGTTTATGAGGATGGCTCACGGACTTCCAATCGGCGTGTGCCTACCTCGCTCCTTGGCGGCCTTGATGGCGATGAGCCGGCCAGGGCAACAATTATCGAGCAGGATCAGATCATTTCCGAGAAATCGGGCAAGCCGCCGCTGGCGATTGCGACGCTCGTTCGATCGAATAAGTCTTCGGCTGAGCCTGTCAAAGATGATCGAAAGAAGCGGGCTGCGCGATAGGCTGGCCGTCAGCGGGATAAATCGGAGCGCAGGCACTCGCGAGCGAGATTCGCTTTGTCGGTGGATGTCTAATCTCAAGGTTGAAGGGCCGCAGCCTCATCTGTTTCGTTCCGCAACCCCTTATAGGGCGCATGCCTGGGCTTGCCGTCATCCCTCCAGAGCCTGAGTTCGATTTCCGCCAGGCGCACAGGCTCGCTCCGCCGCGTCGCAGGTCGCCGTTTCCACACGACGCCGAAGGTGAGGAGCTCGAAATCCTTGAGGTCGCCCTTGTGCCAGTCGGGGAGGGCGGTGGCGCTTTGCATTTCGCTCCCGATCTCCGGCCTTGTGGCGATATCCACATCGATTGTGGGAGCGATGCAGTGGGCGTGAAGGTTTAATTGATCCTGCGATTTCTGCCTGGCGCATTGACATCTACTTGGGGATCTAATTTAATAGATTGTTAACCCTAGGGAGCCTGGGTCGGTGTCTCGACCCGAGAAGGTGGAGCGCAACGATGTGGATCGTCACGGGCGCCTTTGCTGCAGCAATTTTGGCCATTTCCATCTCCATCTCAATGATTTTGGGTGCCCCGTCTGCCACGGGCTGTAACAGCGGGGGCAATTGCGCCAATGCGCCGGGCCAGGTGAGGGGCGCGCCCGGACCGATTGCTGGCGCCGGCTTGCCGATCCTGGCCGTTGGATATGGCGTCTATTGGCTGGTTCGGCGTCGTCGCAACGTGAGCTAAAAGTCGTCGCGCGCTGAGGCCGTCTTTGCGGAAAGCAGCCAGAGTTGGCCGGTCAAATCCGGTGGAAATGAGGTGCTGCGGTCACCCGCAGATTTTCCGGTCGTCTTGAGCGCTTCGCGAGCCTTATCAAGACGGCCCATGCGCCGTAGACTTCCGCACAATCTTGGCTCCAAACGTCTCCGGCCCAGCGTCGCTGCGGCCTGCGACGAACTGGCGAGGCTCGAATATGTTGGCGTATCCAGCAGAAGGGGCCACGCGAGTCTCAAGGAAATTGTCGCGCGGCGAATTCTTCGGAGGGCTGTTCGCGCTCGGTTGTGCAAGTGGCCTTGCCGCGCGCGTCATTCAATCCGCCAACCGGCTTGGATGGGGTGATGCATTCTTCAATACCTTCGAGATCAGTGCAATCGTATGGGGCTCCTGCGTCGCAGGCGTATTTCTCGTCCTTCAAGATCGGGCTCCCGCGCTTCGTTCGCGGGATCTGGTGCTGGGGGCGGGTTTCGTCTTCCTAAATATTCTTCCCGTTGGAGCGTTGAGCTGGATTTCC encodes:
- a CDS encoding conserved hypothetical protein (Evidence 4 : Unknown function but conserved in other organisms) codes for the protein MAKRTKSKALDTEFTMFDVVYEDGSRTSNRRVPTSLLGGLDGDEPARATIIEQDQIISEKSGKPPLAIATLVRSNKSSAEPVKDDRKKRAAR
- a CDS encoding hypothetical protein (Evidence 5 : Unknown function); amino-acid sequence: MQSATALPDWHKGDLKDFELLTFGVVWKRRPATRRSEPVRLAEIELRLWRDDGKPRHAPYKGLRNETDEAAALQP
- a CDS encoding hypothetical protein (Evidence 5 : Unknown function); amino-acid sequence: MAQLPPLLQPVADGAPKIIEMEMEMAKIAAAKAPVTIHIVALHLLGSRHRPRLPRVNNLLN